From the genome of Streptomyces sp. NBC_01304:
CTCTTCCTGCCGCTCGCCGTGCGCAGGTTCCAGGCGCTGAGCCGCTGACCTCTTCCGTCGTACGCCGACGGGCTCGTCCTCGAAAGAGGAGCGAGCCCGTTCGCGTACTGCAGTGAAATGCCCTGCGATACCTACGCCTTGCCGGTCAGGTGCGCGAAGACGACGACGTTGGAGTCCCAGTGGCGGTCCTTGGTGAGGTCGCCGCCGCAGGTGATCAGGCGGAGCTCCGCCTTGTCGGTCTTGTTGTAGACCTTGTCCGTCGGGAACTGGTCCTTCTTGTACGTGTCCACCTCGTCGACCTTGAAGACGGCGGTCGTGCCGTCCTCGCGGCGGATGTCGATCTCCGCGTTCTTCTTCAGTTCCTTGAGGTTGTAGAACACGGCCTTCGGGGTGTCCGCGGTGTCCATGTGGCCGGCGATCGCGGCCGGACCCTTCTCACCCGGCGTCGGGCCCTGCTTGTACCAGTCGGCCTTCATCGGCTGGTCGAACGGCGGGGTCTCCATCTGGCCGTTCGCGTCCAGGCCCACCGTGCCGAGGTCGGCGTCGACCTTGATGCTGGGGATGTCGATGTGGTTGGGCACGGACGGCGTGAGCACGCTCGCCGACTCCGCGTTGACGTGCTGGGTGCCGCCGCCGTCCGAGGACTTCGAGCAGCCGGACGCCAGGCCGACCGCGAGGGCGGCGGCCCCCGCCAGGGCCGCCGCGCGGTACACGCGACGGCGGCCCTGGC
Proteins encoded in this window:
- a CDS encoding class F sortase, which produces MAEPEAMRPRQGRRRVYRAAALAGAAALAVGLASGCSKSSDGGGTQHVNAESASVLTPSVPNHIDIPSIKVDADLGTVGLDANGQMETPPFDQPMKADWYKQGPTPGEKGPAAIAGHMDTADTPKAVFYNLKELKKNAEIDIRREDGTTAVFKVDEVDTYKKDQFPTDKVYNKTDKAELRLITCGGDLTKDRHWDSNVVVFAHLTGKA